A part of Bacteroidota bacterium genomic DNA contains:
- a CDS encoding T9SS type A sorting domain-containing protein → MKKNYSSRKIFFIAVIFLISLRVGAQCTFSVTMNSTGVTSCAGNCDGSASVTVSGGTAPYTYAWFPGSPTTPYDAGMCAGTYTCYVTDAVGCMGSETVSITQPPNSINATASHTDVVCNGTCTGTAQVNVSSTYPVTYNWMPGNITAASANSLCIGNYSCTILDTAGCSVTRTVSITEPTPLLLNLTSVDESASAACDGSANANASGGNALYSFFWSPIGSTLQNVTNLCAGTYTCCVTDFSGCTTCTTVIVGTMNGINTNAGEMSVNIFPDPANENIQISISLSSVSDVHIEIFDVLGEKVDAIDLGNAGSANYNSSALVDGIYFFRISSGKEVITKRLIVSH, encoded by the coding sequence ATGAAAAAAAATTATTCATCGCGTAAGATATTTTTCATTGCAGTAATTTTTCTGATCTCATTACGAGTTGGAGCACAGTGTACTTTTTCCGTGACGATGAATTCCACCGGTGTTACAAGTTGTGCCGGTAATTGCGATGGATCTGCAAGTGTAACAGTGAGTGGAGGAACAGCGCCATATACTTATGCATGGTTTCCGGGGAGTCCCACAACGCCGTATGACGCTGGAATGTGCGCGGGCACCTACACGTGTTACGTTACGGACGCGGTGGGATGCATGGGAAGTGAAACAGTGAGCATTACGCAACCACCGAATTCCATTAACGCAACGGCTTCACATACGGATGTCGTTTGCAATGGAACGTGTACGGGCACAGCGCAGGTGAATGTTTCATCTACTTACCCGGTCACTTACAATTGGATGCCGGGAAATATTACAGCCGCTTCTGCAAATTCACTGTGCATTGGAAATTATTCCTGCACAATTTTGGATACTGCAGGATGTTCCGTAACGCGAACAGTAAGTATTACCGAGCCCACGCCGCTTTTACTCAATTTAACTTCTGTTGATGAATCTGCTTCTGCTGCTTGCGATGGTTCTGCAAATGCAAATGCGTCAGGAGGAAATGCGTTGTACAGTTTCTTCTGGTCGCCGATCGGAAGTACGTTGCAGAATGTTACCAATCTCTGCGCCGGAACTTACACCTGTTGCGTAACCGATTTCAGCGGATGTACTACGTGCACTACGGTTATCGTCGGAACGATGAATGGAATAAATACGAATGCAGGTGAAATGAGTGTGAATATTTTCCCCGATCCTGCGAATGAAAATATTCAAATTTCAATATCACTTTCTTCGGTTTCAGATGTGCATATTGAAATCTTCGATGTGCTCGGTGAAAAAGTGGATGCGATTGATCTGGGAAATGCTGGCAGTGCAAATTATAATTCGTCTGCGCTCGTCGATGGAATTTATTTCTTCCGCATCTCTTCAGGAAAAGAAGTCATCACAAAACGGTTAATTGTTTCGCATTGA
- a CDS encoding tetratricopeptide repeat protein codes for MSYSSFSKVCIVAITLFFSFTLSAQLSTEEMKSVDKSVELYQSQKYDKAIELIHPVIINHPNNEDLWTKLIVYENDRYETEFNRLLASLSKQINKGKSNIKLNDEKLNEYQNEMLAACLLATLYCERQELASNLLDRFLLMPSVDTAIGDEAKSKCDAGDQDYNGQDWSAAIRDYKKAVDIDSNYFNATYSLGVCYYKDEDFEKAATWFKKAIRIEPERTISYKSLSDTYLELKDYDNAKNACIDGIIIYPDVGFFLRLEKIADKMNKTFQRHWQLRLDFPNDITLNQDPVNDAPWKYYRDAKDKISNDCNEEGIIKHAAAGDPKYLETFSWDYMLKKSNPENESDYPEFKFARKMQDAGYLDCYVFVSMYHYNFAKQYKDFAKNNKDRIRTYINTYLFN; via the coding sequence ATGAGTTATTCATCTTTTTCTAAAGTGTGCATCGTTGCGATCACACTTTTTTTCTCGTTCACACTTTCTGCGCAGCTCAGCACGGAAGAAATGAAATCTGTGGACAAGTCCGTTGAACTTTACCAGTCGCAGAAGTATGATAAGGCGATCGAATTGATCCACCCCGTGATCATCAATCATCCGAACAATGAAGATCTGTGGACGAAACTCATCGTGTATGAGAATGATCGTTACGAAACAGAATTCAACCGTTTGCTCGCTTCATTATCGAAACAGATCAATAAAGGAAAATCGAACATCAAACTCAACGATGAAAAACTGAACGAGTACCAGAATGAAATGCTGGCTGCCTGTTTGCTCGCCACACTGTATTGCGAACGACAGGAACTTGCTTCGAATCTTCTCGATCGTTTCCTGCTCATGCCTTCGGTGGATACTGCTATTGGTGATGAAGCAAAAAGTAAGTGTGATGCCGGCGACCAGGATTACAACGGGCAGGATTGGTCGGCTGCTATAAGAGATTATAAAAAAGCGGTGGACATTGACAGTAATTATTTCAATGCAACCTATTCGCTCGGCGTTTGCTATTACAAGGATGAAGATTTTGAAAAAGCGGCAACATGGTTTAAAAAAGCGATTCGCATAGAACCGGAGCGGACCATTTCCTACAAATCACTTTCGGATACTTATCTCGAATTGAAGGATTATGATAATGCAAAGAATGCCTGCATCGATGGAATTATTATTTATCCTGATGTGGGATTTTTTCTGCGTCTTGAAAAAATTGCAGACAAGATGAATAAAACTTTTCAGCGTCACTGGCAATTGCGTCTCGATTTTCCCAATGACATTACACTCAACCAGGACCCGGTGAATGATGCTCCGTGGAAATACTACCGCGATGCAAAAGATAAAATATCGAACGACTGCAATGAGGAAGGCATCATCAAACACGCTGCTGCCGGCGACCCGAAATATCTCGAAACGTTCAGCTGGGACTACATGCTGAAAAAATCAAACCCGGAAAATGAAAGTGATTATCCTGAATTCAAATTCGCACGCAAGATGCAGGATGCAGGTTATCTCGATTGTTATGTTTTCGTGAGCATGTATCATTATAATTTTGCAAAACAGTACAAGGATTTTGCGAAGAATAATAAGGACCGTATCCGCACGTATATCAATACTTATTTATTCAACTGA
- a CDS encoding DUF983 domain-containing protein: MNGPLYSVFRSKCPKCNFGDLYFDPHPYHLKNIGKMKAACDRCGQKYEPETGFYYGAMYVSYAVSIILMFIPVAFLYFIFNADFKILLGTCIFIYITMYPLIFRWSRNIWLNIFVHYDPQLHEKIRKEIPSR; encoded by the coding sequence ATGAACGGTCCGCTCTATAGTGTTTTCAGATCGAAGTGCCCGAAATGTAATTTTGGTGATCTTTATTTCGATCCCCATCCGTATCATTTAAAAAATATCGGGAAGATGAAAGCGGCATGCGATCGCTGTGGACAGAAATATGAACCCGAGACCGGATTTTATTATGGAGCAATGTATGTGAGTTACGCGGTTTCCATTATTCTCATGTTCATTCCCGTGGCGTTCCTGTATTTTATTTTCAATGCCGATTTTAAAATTCTTCTCGGCACCTGCATTTTCATTTACATCACCATGTATCCGCTCATCTTTCGCTGGTCAAGAAATATATGGCTGAATATTTTTGTTCATTATGATCCGCAACTGCACGAAAAGATTCGAAAGGAAATTCCATCCCGATAA
- a CDS encoding ribonuclease HII, with protein MLKSFYHKEKTEAGCDEAGRGCLAGPVFAAAVILPHDFKNELLNDSKQLSDKQRKELRPFIEQHALAWAVAQVSAQEIDEINILRASFEAMHRAIRRLKIIPQHLLIDGNRFVPFGNIPHTTIIGGDGKYKSIAAASILAKTYRDDLMDELHNDFPEYQWKKNKGYGTKIHRDAILEFGANIHHRKSFRLLPDQLKIQF; from the coding sequence ATGCTCAAAAGTTTTTATCATAAAGAAAAAACAGAAGCCGGTTGCGACGAAGCCGGCCGCGGTTGTCTTGCCGGCCCTGTATTTGCAGCAGCAGTGATTCTTCCGCACGATTTCAAAAACGAATTACTCAACGACTCCAAACAGCTTTCGGATAAACAGCGGAAGGAATTGCGTCCTTTCATCGAGCAACACGCACTCGCGTGGGCAGTCGCGCAGGTGAGCGCACAGGAGATTGATGAAATAAATATTCTGCGCGCATCATTCGAAGCCATGCATCGCGCCATTCGCCGGTTGAAAATTATTCCGCAGCATTTACTCATCGACGGAAATCGTTTTGTTCCTTTCGGAAATATTCCGCACACGACGATCATTGGCGGCGATGGAAAATATAAAAGCATTGCGGCTGCTTCCATTCTTGCCAAAACATACCGCGACGATCTTATGGATGAATTGCATAATGATTTCCCGGAATACCAATGGAAAAAAAACAAAGGATACGGAACAAAAATTCATCGTGATGCGATCCTGGAATTCGGCGCGAATATTCATCACCGGAAAAGTTTCCGCCTGCTTCCCGACCAGTTGAAAATTCAATTCTGA
- a CDS encoding glycosyltransferase family 4 protein, producing the protein MIIVVNTRLFIHGRLDGISRFAFETLSRITRGNPDVNFVFLFDRAIHEDFIFSENISPVKILPPARRPFLFDLWLNWSVHGVLRDLKPDLFFSPDGFLPLKGTTPCLPVIHDLNFEHYPQDLPKNFSKWYRKKFPLFAHRAARIATVSEFSKKDISEKYGIAKEKIDVVYNGASEGFVPLTNEMISSVRKKYSQGHPYFLFIGALHPRKNLERLVKAFIEFKKKNNSQTKLLIAGEEYWKYNSLKELIDSLPGKDEIIFTGRLDEDELHRVTASALALTYVPYFEGFGIPIVEAMACNVPVLTSNVTSMPEVGGDAVLYCDPFSVESISSALAVLDSDETIRDSLVKKARTQREKFSWDKTAELVWKSMLLSMNKS; encoded by the coding sequence GTGATCATCGTTGTCAATACCCGTCTTTTCATTCACGGCCGTCTCGACGGAATTTCACGTTTTGCTTTTGAAACACTCTCGCGCATCACGCGCGGAAATCCCGATGTGAATTTTGTTTTTCTTTTCGATCGCGCCATCCACGAAGATTTTATTTTTTCAGAAAATATTTCTCCTGTTAAAATTCTTCCTCCTGCCCGAAGGCCGTTCCTGTTCGATCTCTGGCTCAACTGGTCGGTTCATGGTGTGCTGCGCGATCTGAAGCCGGATCTTTTTTTTTCGCCCGATGGATTTCTTCCACTCAAAGGAACTACTCCATGCCTTCCCGTCATTCACGATCTGAATTTTGAACATTACCCGCAGGATCTCCCGAAGAATTTTTCGAAATGGTATCGTAAAAAATTTCCGCTCTTTGCTCATCGGGCTGCACGCATCGCAACCGTTTCTGAATTTTCGAAAAAAGATATTTCAGAAAAATATGGTATTGCAAAAGAAAAAATAGATGTGGTTTACAACGGGGCATCGGAAGGTTTTGTTCCGCTTACGAATGAAATGATTTCATCGGTAAGAAAAAAATATTCGCAAGGACACCCTTATTTTCTTTTCATAGGCGCGCTTCACCCGAGAAAGAATCTTGAGCGGCTGGTGAAAGCATTCATTGAATTCAAAAAGAAAAATAATTCGCAGACAAAACTTCTCATCGCGGGTGAAGAATACTGGAAATACAATTCGCTGAAAGAACTGATCGATTCACTCCCGGGGAAAGATGAAATTATTTTTACCGGGCGGCTCGATGAAGATGAATTGCACCGCGTGACCGCATCCGCACTCGCGCTCACGTATGTTCCCTACTTCGAAGGATTCGGAATTCCCATTGTGGAAGCCATGGCCTGCAATGTTCCGGTGCTCACTTCCAATGTGACTTCGATGCCGGAAGTAGGTGGCGATGCGGTTTTGTATTGTGATCCGTTTTCGGTGGAAAGTATTTCTTCCGCACTCGCAGTTCTCGATTCGGATGAAACGATCCGCGATTCATTGGTGAAAAAAGCAAGGACACAGCGTGAAAAATTTTCCTGGGATAAAACAGCGGAGCTCGTTTGGAAAAGTATGTTACTCTCAATGAATAAATCTTAG
- a CDS encoding T9SS type A sorting domain-containing protein: MKKNYLSKCCAVITALIFSAHLFSQCNSCGTGVDGIFNATTNQTLTGATYNYSSFNINAGITVTVTGNNPLVINCTGNVTINGILTVSGGNGGNGVTFSTYGVGGVGVAGGANGGNGVYVGGPSNGQNGFGPGAGGQGVNWSGGGGAGYATNGASSGGTGGFGGSSNSTAQLVPLNAGSGGGGGSGGNSCGSGGGGAGGGIIQINCCGAITIAAGGSLQSNGGNGGSDGNGNCGGGGGGSGGTIWLSAPSIVNNGSMQANAGGGGSSAVPGSPWYGGGAIGSVGRIRVDGTLTGSGTSTPAVGFSGAAFSASITSTNVTCNGGNSGSATVTVSGGTSPYTYSWAPTGGTSATASGLAAGTYTCTIVDATSCSTTATVTITQPPVVGVTITSTNVSCNGGCNGTAMANPTGGTGTYTYLWSPGGGTSQNASGLCAGTYTCNVSSPAGCTAFATVIITQPTPLSSNTTVVPNPCNGMCIGSFTPNPSGGTPPYNFTPGTNLCAGTYMTTVTDANGCTVVSMAVITDPPPLFPSTSSTSVSCNGSCDGTATITVSGGTPGYTYDWIPGGQVTPTITNLCAGCYTCTVTDANGCTITQTVCITQPPALIVSFSSIDATCAMCNGSASVTPSGGTPGYTYLWSNAATTSSVNNLCAGVYTCTVTDANGCSTIITIVINNAASMTVNISSTDVSCFGLCDGSAAVNVSGGTAPYAFSWSPTSQTTATINNLCAGTYVVDVTDANGCTMSASVIITQPPLLTATSSSTNASTSSSNDGTLTGSASGGTPGYTYSWQPGSLVGASQTNIAPGTYTLTVCDANNCCDTSVAIVGVNSGIAANGNGMSVHIYPNPANENIQISLSLSSATNVRMEIFDVLGEKVDAVDLGTTVNVNYNYRTAALSNGIYFFRISSGKEVITKRVTISH, translated from the coding sequence ATGAAAAAAAACTACCTCAGCAAATGCTGTGCAGTTATTACCGCACTCATTTTTTCCGCGCACTTATTTTCCCAGTGTAATTCCTGCGGAACCGGCGTTGATGGAATTTTCAATGCAACAACCAATCAAACACTCACCGGTGCGACCTACAATTATTCTTCATTCAATATCAATGCAGGAATAACGGTAACTGTCACCGGAAATAATCCGCTCGTGATCAATTGCACCGGCAATGTCACCATCAATGGAATTCTCACTGTGAGCGGTGGTAACGGAGGCAATGGTGTTACATTTTCTACTTATGGTGTCGGTGGTGTTGGTGTTGCCGGCGGAGCGAATGGAGGAAACGGAGTTTATGTTGGCGGACCTTCGAATGGACAAAATGGTTTTGGCCCCGGTGCCGGCGGACAGGGAGTAAATTGGTCAGGTGGTGGTGGAGCAGGATACGCAACTAATGGTGCGAGTTCAGGTGGCACAGGAGGATTCGGTGGATCATCAAACAGCACTGCGCAACTTGTTCCGCTCAATGCAGGATCGGGTGGCGGTGGTGGATCAGGTGGAAATTCATGCGGATCAGGCGGAGGTGGAGCAGGTGGAGGAATAATTCAGATAAATTGTTGCGGAGCAATTACAATTGCTGCCGGTGGTTCTCTTCAATCAAATGGAGGAAACGGAGGAAGTGATGGAAATGGAAATTGCGGAGGCGGTGGTGGCGGGTCGGGCGGAACAATTTGGTTGTCGGCTCCATCAATTGTAAATAACGGATCAATGCAGGCCAATGCAGGAGGAGGCGGATCTTCTGCTGTTCCCGGTTCTCCATGGTATGGTGGCGGCGCAATAGGATCAGTAGGAAGAATTCGCGTTGATGGAACTTTAACAGGAAGCGGAACTTCTACTCCTGCAGTCGGATTTTCCGGAGCTGCTTTTTCTGCAAGCATTACTTCTACAAACGTAACTTGTAATGGAGGAAACAGCGGATCAGCAACTGTTACTGTTTCCGGCGGAACTTCTCCTTACACTTATTCATGGGCTCCCACCGGCGGAACTTCTGCAACAGCATCCGGTCTCGCTGCTGGAACTTACACTTGCACGATCGTTGATGCAACATCATGTTCAACAACTGCAACAGTAACCATTACACAACCGCCTGTAGTAGGAGTAACGATCACTTCAACAAACGTTAGTTGCAATGGAGGTTGCAATGGAACTGCAATGGCGAATCCAACAGGCGGAACAGGAACTTATACTTATTTATGGTCTCCCGGCGGGGGAACATCGCAAAACGCATCCGGTTTGTGTGCCGGTACCTATACCTGCAACGTTAGCTCTCCGGCAGGATGCACTGCTTTTGCCACTGTTATTATCACACAACCAACACCGTTGTCTTCTAACACAACCGTTGTTCCCAATCCGTGCAACGGAATGTGCATTGGTTCTTTTACTCCGAATCCATCGGGTGGAACTCCTCCTTACAATTTCACACCGGGAACTAATCTCTGTGCGGGCACTTACATGACCACGGTAACGGATGCGAATGGATGCACTGTTGTTTCTATGGCTGTCATCACCGATCCGCCTCCGCTTTTCCCCAGCACTTCTTCTACTTCCGTTTCCTGTAATGGCAGTTGCGATGGTACGGCAACGATCACTGTGAGTGGCGGAACTCCTGGCTATACATACGACTGGATTCCCGGCGGACAAGTGACGCCGACCATTACCAATCTCTGCGCCGGCTGTTATACTTGCACTGTTACCGATGCGAATGGTTGTACTATAACACAAACCGTGTGCATTACACAGCCGCCTGCTCTTATTGTAAGTTTTTCTTCGATTGATGCAACGTGCGCTATGTGTAACGGATCGGCATCGGTAACTCCTTCAGGAGGAACTCCCGGTTATACTTATCTCTGGTCAAACGCAGCAACTACTTCATCAGTGAACAATCTCTGCGCGGGCGTGTACACGTGCACAGTCACAGACGCGAATGGCTGCTCGACCATTATTACCATTGTGATCAACAATGCCGCTTCCATGACCGTGAATATTTCCAGTACTGATGTTTCCTGTTTTGGTTTGTGCGATGGATCTGCAGCAGTAAACGTAAGCGGTGGAACAGCTCCTTATGCTTTCAGTTGGTCTCCCACTTCGCAGACCACAGCAACCATCAATAATCTTTGTGCAGGAACTTATGTGGTTGATGTAACCGACGCGAATGGATGCACAATGAGCGCTTCGGTAATTATCACTCAACCGCCTCTGCTTACTGCAACATCTTCTTCCACGAATGCAAGTACATCTTCTTCCAACGACGGAACACTTACCGGATCTGCAAGCGGCGGAACTCCGGGATATACTTACAGTTGGCAACCGGGAAGTCTTGTCGGAGCAAGTCAAACCAATATTGCGCCGGGCACTTATACGCTCACAGTTTGCGATGCAAATAATTGTTGTGATACTTCGGTTGCAATCGTTGGTGTGAACAGCGGCATTGCTGCGAATGGAAATGGAATGAGTGTTCACATTTATCCGAATCCGGCGAATGAAAATATCCAGATCTCACTTTCACTTTCATCAGCGACGAATGTGCGAATGGAAATTTTCGATGTGCTCGGAGAAAAAGTGGATGCAGTAGATCTTGGAACTACGGTGAACGTAAATTATAATTATCGTACCGCTGCACTTTCAAACGGAATTTATTTCTTCCGCATCTCTTCAGGAAAAGAAGTCATCACGAAGCGAGTGACGATTTCACATTGA
- a CDS encoding O-antigen ligase family protein, whose protein sequence is MPELVVNKPKSYWWIYALCILFIGVNCYCISKEFFWLNLIPPVLLIIVTAVLALDKLILLCVFLTPLSINLSNADIQLGLSLPVEPILAGILFLFVLRLIRDEKFDRRFLRHPVTIAIILNLTWIFITSVTSSMPAVSFKFFIARLWFVIPAYFIGAQMFRDFKNVRRFLWLYILPLTIVIAYTIYWHSLYRFGEEEAHWVMSPFYNDHTAYGAALAMFFPALISFTFSKYYSNNIRVISLILLLVFTLALILSYTRAAWVSLAVSFLLYLIFVFRIRFRWVFLALVVVIGYIALSWTDIMLKLEQNRQDTSNDIAKHFQSISNISTDASNLERLNRWSSAFRMFRERPIFGWGPGTYSFVYAPFQLSSEKTIISTNAGNLGNAHSEYIGPLSESGVLGAASFLFIFVTIMWTGWRLYYKLPRGVHRAILVSVLLGLLTYFVHGAMNNFLDTDKASIPFWGFAAMLVAGDVWYEGKEKPTTDNA, encoded by the coding sequence ATGCCGGAACTGGTAGTAAATAAGCCGAAGAGTTATTGGTGGATCTACGCCCTTTGTATTTTATTCATCGGCGTCAATTGCTACTGCATTTCAAAAGAATTTTTCTGGCTCAATCTCATTCCCCCTGTGTTGCTCATCATTGTCACTGCAGTTCTTGCACTCGACAAACTTATTTTACTCTGCGTTTTTCTCACGCCGCTTTCCATCAATCTTTCCAATGCCGATATTCAGCTCGGACTAAGTTTACCTGTTGAACCGATACTTGCGGGAATTCTTTTTCTTTTTGTACTGCGATTGATCCGCGATGAAAAATTCGATCGGCGTTTTCTCCGGCACCCGGTGACGATAGCGATCATTCTCAATCTTACCTGGATCTTCATCACTTCAGTCACCAGTTCTATGCCGGCCGTGTCTTTCAAATTTTTTATTGCACGACTCTGGTTCGTGATCCCGGCTTACTTCATCGGTGCGCAAATGTTCCGTGATTTTAAAAATGTGCGGAGGTTCCTGTGGTTATATATTCTTCCGCTCACTATCGTTATCGCTTATACTATTTACTGGCATTCGCTTTATCGTTTCGGGGAAGAAGAAGCGCATTGGGTAATGTCTCCTTTTTACAATGACCACACCGCTTATGGCGCTGCGCTCGCGATGTTTTTTCCCGCTCTTATATCTTTCACTTTTTCAAAATATTATTCGAACAACATCCGCGTTATCTCGCTCATTCTTCTTTTAGTTTTCACACTCGCGCTCATTCTCTCGTACACGCGCGCGGCGTGGGTGAGTCTTGCCGTTTCATTCCTGCTCTATCTTATTTTTGTTTTCCGCATCCGTTTCCGATGGGTGTTTCTCGCTTTGGTTGTAGTAATAGGTTACATCGCTTTGTCGTGGACCGATATTATGCTGAAGCTCGAGCAGAACAGGCAGGACACTTCAAATGACATTGCAAAACATTTTCAATCCATTTCCAATATTTCAACAGATGCATCGAACCTCGAACGACTTAACCGGTGGAGTTCTGCTTTCAGAATGTTCAGGGAACGTCCCATTTTCGGATGGGGGCCGGGCACTTATAGTTTTGTTTACGCACCATTCCAATTGTCGAGCGAAAAAACGATCATCAGTACGAATGCAGGAAATCTTGGTAATGCGCACAGCGAATACATCGGGCCACTGAGCGAATCGGGCGTGCTCGGCGCAGCAAGTTTCCTTTTCATTTTTGTGACCATCATGTGGACGGGATGGCGGCTGTATTACAAATTACCGAGAGGAGTTCATCGCGCGATACTCGTTTCTGTTTTACTCGGACTGCTTACCTATTTTGTGCACGGAGCAATGAATAATTTTCTTGATACAGATAAAGCATCGATTCCATTCTGGGGATTTGCAGCGATGCTGGTGGCGGGAGATGTGTGGTATGAAGGAAAAGAAAAACCAACTACTGATAATGCATAA
- a CDS encoding oligosaccharide flippase family protein: MQKKFFTNLIILLFLNILIKPFWILVIEPHVQNEVGNAAYGEYFALFNFSFLLNILLDFGITNFNNKNIAQNNHLLTKHFSGLFMLKLMLAVIYIIATIIIGFVIRYDVRLTKLLLILGFNQFLISLVLYLRSNLQALHLFKTDAVISVLDRILMIGIVSMMLWTNIFPGRMDVMDFVYAQTAGYFLTSVIAFFAVIRKTKAFRLKWDLPFSLMILKKSFPFAILVLLMTFYNRIDSVMLERMLPSGDKAKVEQLKILRDPSLKADTVQKQKRLALEKELEHTGPEQAGYYAKGFRLLDATNMIAYLFSVLLLPMFSRMIKFREPVEQLVKLSFTLLITVAVIVSVGCTFYRNEILEMLYGKDYMGSVAMIFPLLMNCFIAISTTYIFGSLLTANGNMRELNIMAFSGMIINVTLNFLFIKIFKFEALGTAISSLSTQTLTALAQVLIVQTKFRFRINYRLLTTLFVYLAGVFAIANFCHDFSSKHARGHGWLLEFVVMVGASLAWSFAIRLISLKGLFRIVKYG; encoded by the coding sequence ATGCAGAAGAAATTCTTCACCAACCTTATCATTCTTCTTTTCCTGAACATCCTGATCAAACCATTCTGGATACTGGTCATTGAACCGCATGTGCAGAATGAAGTGGGCAATGCTGCGTACGGAGAATATTTTGCACTCTTCAATTTTTCTTTCCTGTTGAATATTCTTCTTGACTTCGGGATAACGAATTTCAACAACAAGAACATCGCGCAGAACAACCACCTGCTCACTAAACATTTTTCGGGGTTGTTCATGCTCAAACTCATGCTGGCGGTGATCTACATTATAGCAACGATCATCATCGGGTTCGTGATCCGCTATGATGTGCGGTTGACAAAGCTGCTGCTCATTCTTGGTTTCAACCAGTTTCTGATTTCACTTGTATTGTATTTGCGATCGAATCTCCAGGCATTACATCTTTTCAAAACGGATGCAGTGATCTCGGTACTCGACCGCATCCTCATGATCGGAATTGTTTCGATGATGTTGTGGACGAATATTTTTCCGGGAAGAATGGATGTGATGGATTTTGTTTACGCGCAGACCGCGGGCTATTTTCTCACTTCGGTCATTGCTTTTTTCGCAGTCATCCGCAAAACAAAAGCGTTTCGCCTCAAATGGGATCTTCCTTTTTCACTGATGATCCTGAAAAAAAGTTTTCCGTTTGCGATCCTTGTTTTGCTTATGACATTTTACAATCGTATCGATTCGGTGATGCTGGAACGCATGCTGCCTTCCGGCGATAAAGCAAAAGTGGAACAACTGAAAATACTGCGCGATCCATCCCTGAAAGCCGACACGGTGCAGAAGCAGAAACGTCTTGCATTGGAAAAAGAACTGGAACATACCGGGCCGGAGCAAGCGGGCTATTATGCAAAAGGATTCCGGCTTCTTGACGCGACGAATATGATCGCTTATTTATTTTCTGTTCTCCTTCTTCCCATGTTCTCGCGCATGATCAAGTTCCGTGAACCGGTGGAACAACTCGTCAAACTTTCATTCACATTACTCATCACGGTTGCAGTGATCGTTTCAGTGGGTTGTACTTTTTACCGCAATGAGATCCTGGAAATGCTTTATGGAAAAGATTACATGGGAAGTGTAGCGATGATCTTTCCGCTGCTGATGAATTGTTTCATTGCCATTTCCACCACGTATATTTTTGGTTCGCTGCTTACTGCAAACGGGAATATGCGTGAACTGAACATCATGGCTTTTTCCGGGATGATCATCAATGTCACACTCAATTTTCTTTTCATAAAAATTTTCAAGTTCGAAGCGCTGGGCACGGCGATCTCGAGCCTGAGTACTCAAACGCTCACCGCGCTCGCGCAGGTGCTCATCGTGCAAACGAAATTCAGATTCAGGATAAATTACCGTTTACTCACTACACTTTTCGTTTATCTCGCCGGAGTTTTTGCGATCGCAAATTTCTGTCACGATTTTTCTTCGAAACACGCAAGAGGCCACGGATGGTTGCTGGAATTTGTGGTGATGGTTGGCGCATCGCTCGCCTGGTCCTTTGCAATTCGTCTCATCAGTCTGAAGGGATTGTTCCGCATTGTGAAATACGGTTAG